The proteins below are encoded in one region of Zootoca vivipara chromosome 10, rZooViv1.1, whole genome shotgun sequence:
- the CBX6 gene encoding chromobox protein homolog 6 isoform X2, whose protein sequence is MELSAVGERVFAAESIIKRRIRKGRIEYLVKWKGWAIKYSTWEPEENILDSRLIAAFEQKERERELYGPKKRGPKPKTFLLKPSSSTSSPKLHSSAAVHRLKKDIRRCHRMSRRPLPRPDPQNSGVGGGTGIRPPVSPFSETVRIINRKVKPREPKRSRIILNLKVIDKDGKVGSRGGSLARSKIPSRNRVIGKSKKFSESMLRNQIRHMKFGNFPLYNKPSAPVPSLEGKTEAGGSQGASCGLMGSSAYDARSSSSSDCPSPAPHSSSDPDDAPPKLLPETLSPAIPDWRESEVLDLSIPPESAATSKRSPGGGGQMPSSPSSSDPEQEPGDWRPEMSPCSNVVVTDVTSNLLTVTIKEFCNAEDFEKVAAAGGGGGGSK, encoded by the exons atggaGCTGTCTGCAGTGGGCGAGCGGGTGTTCGCGGCCGAATCCATCATCAAGCGACGGATCCGAAAG GGACGCATCGAATACCTGGTGAAATGGAAAGGCTGGGCCATCAA GTACAGCACTTGGGAACCTGAAGAGAACATCTTGGATTCCCGTCTAATTGCAGCCTTTGAGCAAAA GGAACGTGAGCGTGAGCTGTACGGACCTAAGAAGAGGGGACCCAAGCCCAAAACTTTTCTGCTGAAG CCTAGTTCTAGCACATCGTCTCCCAAACTCCACTCCAGTGCTGCAGTGCACCGACTGAAGAAGGACATCCGGCGATGCCACCGTATGTCTCGGCGCCCTTTGCCCCGCCCAGATCCCCAGAATAGTGGAGTTGGCGGGGGCACTGGCATCCGCCCTCCTGTCTCTCCCTTTTCAGAGACCGTCCGCATCATCAACCGCAAGGTGAAGCCTCGCGAGCCCAAGCGCAGTCGCATTATTCTCAACCTGAAGGTTATTGATAAAGATGGGAAagtgggaagcaggggaggaagtTTGGCTCGGTCCAAGATACCTTCACGAAACCGTGTCATTGGCAAGAGCAAGAAATTCAGCGAGAGCATGCTTCGTAACCAGATCCGCCACATGAAGTTTGGAAATTTCCCGCTGTACAACAAGCCGTCCGCTCCAGTCCCATCCTTGGAGGGGAAGACAGAGGCAGGAGGCTCCCAGGGTGCCTCTTGTGGGCTCATGGGCTCTTCTGCCTATGATGCCCGCAGTTCCAGCTCCTCTGACTGCCCCTCACCAGCTCCACACTCCTCGTCAGATCCAGATGATGCCCCACCAAAGCTGCTTCCTGAGACACTAAGCCCAGCCATTCCTGACTGGCGTGAATCAGAAGTCCTTGATCTATCAATTCCACCAGAATCAGCAGCCACCAGCAAGCGGTCTCCCGGAGGAGGGGGTCAGATGCCATCATCTCCATCCTCTTCTGACCCAGAGCAGGAGCCTGGGGATTGGCGCCCTGAAATGTCTCCCTGCTCTAATGTGGTGGTCACTGATGTCACCAGCAACCTCCTGACGGTCACCATCAAGgaattctgcaatgcagaggATTTCGAAAAGGTGGCAGCagctggaggtggtggtggaggcagcAAATGA
- the CBX6 gene encoding chromobox protein homolog 6 isoform X1, whose amino-acid sequence MELSAVGERVFAAESIIKRRIRKGRIEYLVKWKGWAIKYSTWEPEENILDSRLIAAFEQKERERELYGPKKRGPKPKTFLLKARAQAEALHIGDVHFSVKPSSSTSSPKLHSSAAVHRLKKDIRRCHRMSRRPLPRPDPQNSGVGGGTGIRPPVSPFSETVRIINRKVKPREPKRSRIILNLKVIDKDGKVGSRGGSLARSKIPSRNRVIGKSKKFSESMLRNQIRHMKFGNFPLYNKPSAPVPSLEGKTEAGGSQGASCGLMGSSAYDARSSSSSDCPSPAPHSSSDPDDAPPKLLPETLSPAIPDWRESEVLDLSIPPESAATSKRSPGGGGQMPSSPSSSDPEQEPGDWRPEMSPCSNVVVTDVTSNLLTVTIKEFCNAEDFEKVAAAGGGGGGSK is encoded by the exons atggaGCTGTCTGCAGTGGGCGAGCGGGTGTTCGCGGCCGAATCCATCATCAAGCGACGGATCCGAAAG GGACGCATCGAATACCTGGTGAAATGGAAAGGCTGGGCCATCAA GTACAGCACTTGGGAACCTGAAGAGAACATCTTGGATTCCCGTCTAATTGCAGCCTTTGAGCAAAA GGAACGTGAGCGTGAGCTGTACGGACCTAAGAAGAGGGGACCCAAGCCCAAAACTTTTCTGCTGAAG GCTCGGGCCCAGGCGGAGGCCCTACACATTGGGGATGTACATTTTTCTGTCAAGCCTAGTTCTAGCACATCGTCTCCCAAACTCCACTCCAGTGCTGCAGTGCACCGACTGAAGAAGGACATCCGGCGATGCCACCGTATGTCTCGGCGCCCTTTGCCCCGCCCAGATCCCCAGAATAGTGGAGTTGGCGGGGGCACTGGCATCCGCCCTCCTGTCTCTCCCTTTTCAGAGACCGTCCGCATCATCAACCGCAAGGTGAAGCCTCGCGAGCCCAAGCGCAGTCGCATTATTCTCAACCTGAAGGTTATTGATAAAGATGGGAAagtgggaagcaggggaggaagtTTGGCTCGGTCCAAGATACCTTCACGAAACCGTGTCATTGGCAAGAGCAAGAAATTCAGCGAGAGCATGCTTCGTAACCAGATCCGCCACATGAAGTTTGGAAATTTCCCGCTGTACAACAAGCCGTCCGCTCCAGTCCCATCCTTGGAGGGGAAGACAGAGGCAGGAGGCTCCCAGGGTGCCTCTTGTGGGCTCATGGGCTCTTCTGCCTATGATGCCCGCAGTTCCAGCTCCTCTGACTGCCCCTCACCAGCTCCACACTCCTCGTCAGATCCAGATGATGCCCCACCAAAGCTGCTTCCTGAGACACTAAGCCCAGCCATTCCTGACTGGCGTGAATCAGAAGTCCTTGATCTATCAATTCCACCAGAATCAGCAGCCACCAGCAAGCGGTCTCCCGGAGGAGGGGGTCAGATGCCATCATCTCCATCCTCTTCTGACCCAGAGCAGGAGCCTGGGGATTGGCGCCCTGAAATGTCTCCCTGCTCTAATGTGGTGGTCACTGATGTCACCAGCAACCTCCTGACGGTCACCATCAAGgaattctgcaatgcagaggATTTCGAAAAGGTGGCAGCagctggaggtggtggtggaggcagcAAATGA